From the Cyanobacteria bacterium GSL.Bin1 genome, one window contains:
- the cas5 gene encoding CRISPR-associated protein Cas5 yields MEESLYIDCPCTSFPRSFARDYSETYHYPPLSTLYGFLLSFIGETDLTAHLGVKLAIGVVGEETTISRIVRKQRHHKFSKQHLGTYPSSKFSKPNFQEILTDLQLVIRVNSIEETGVITLEERIIIALETPEKINRFGGLSLGESWALVNGIRLYRESDGTVCWLVKDKRGLISLPIWIDRKTTRGTFQRFSLSETNAEFSELSWVMIQQLGNQ; encoded by the coding sequence ATGGAGGAATCTCTTTACATAGATTGTCCCTGCACTAGTTTTCCTCGGAGTTTTGCACGGGACTATAGCGAAACTTACCATTATCCCCCTCTCTCAACACTCTATGGCTTTTTGCTATCTTTTATTGGAGAGACTGATTTAACTGCACATTTGGGTGTCAAATTAGCAATCGGGGTCGTTGGAGAAGAAACGACAATTTCTCGAATTGTTCGTAAGCAACGCCATCACAAATTTAGCAAACAGCATCTAGGAACCTATCCCAGCAGTAAATTTTCTAAGCCCAATTTTCAAGAAATTTTAACTGATTTACAACTGGTTATCCGAGTTAATTCTATAGAAGAAACAGGGGTCATTACCTTAGAAGAAAGAATTATTATTGCTCTGGAAACTCCTGAAAAGATTAACCGTTTCGGAGGGTTATCCCTTGGTGAATCTTGGGCGTTAGTCAATGGAATTCGGCTTTATCGAGAGAGTGATGGTACAGTTTGCTGGCTCGTCAAAGATAAGCGCGGTCTAATTAGTTTACCAATTTGGATTGACCGAAAGACAACCCGAGGAACCTTTCAACGATTTTCATTGAGTGAAACGA
- the cas7i gene encoding type I-B CRISPR-associated protein Cas7/Cst2/DevR, whose translation MSKHLFATIVTPTAVAANNRGEGDGSTLATLQKITRGYDQYTTVSAEAIRWALREYFQHHHPEEVNRTFDPDQDQYHFKDERCSAEQFIDDDLFGYMDAKKDKENKNATIKRRGVLEVSRAISLDPYWGDVAFGSKGGQKGKTSIHSTEVHCTAYQYTIALTPEHLQQRKRAGDALDALISIQHVGGNHSRFLYEFRPESIVLRVTDDPSPWIMGCFARIGNDVGCHELERLIKAGDIDPKEVIVGGKIANTPYGQALRDLGVSVKDGVKAAKEEAKAKLTEVGVLA comes from the coding sequence ATGTCTAAACATCTTTTCGCAACCATCGTTACTCCCACTGCTGTTGCTGCTAATAATCGCGGAGAAGGTGATGGCAGTACTTTAGCCACATTACAAAAAATCACCCGAGGGTACGACCAATACACAACCGTGAGTGCAGAAGCCATTCGCTGGGCGCTACGGGAGTATTTTCAACACCATCATCCAGAAGAAGTGAATCGAACGTTTGATCCCGATCAAGACCAGTATCATTTTAAAGATGAGCGGTGCAGTGCTGAGCAATTTATCGACGATGATCTTTTTGGCTACATGGATGCCAAGAAAGATAAAGAAAATAAAAATGCAACCATCAAGCGTCGCGGTGTACTTGAAGTGAGTCGTGCAATTAGCTTGGATCCTTATTGGGGAGATGTTGCCTTCGGTTCTAAAGGCGGACAGAAAGGGAAAACTTCAATTCATAGCACAGAAGTTCACTGCACTGCTTATCAATACACCATTGCCTTAACGCCAGAACATCTACAACAGCGAAAACGAGCAGGAGACGCTTTAGATGCTCTCATTAGTATTCAGCACGTCGGCGGTAACCATTCCCGTTTTCTTTACGAATTTCGCCCCGAGTCAATTGTATTGCGGGTAACTGATGACCCTAGTCCTTGGATTATGGGATGCTTTGCTCGGATTGGAAATGATGTAGGTTGTCATGAATTAGAGCGTCTTATTAAAGCAGGCGACATTGATCCCAAGGAAGTAATTGTGGGTGGGAAGATTGCCAATACTCCCTATGGACAAGCGTTACGAGATTTAGGAGTCAGTGTGAAAGATGGTGTGAAAGCAGCGAAGGAGGAGGCAAAAGCGAAATTAACTGAAGTGGGAGTATTAGCTTAA